The DNA region CTGGCTCCTCGCCGGGTCGGCCACGGCGTTGCTCGCCTACTTCCCCCGCGTCGCCGGGACGGCGGCCGCGCGCGCCGCGTCCGCGAGAGTGGCGGCCGGAGGTGCACGGTGAAGGCCGCGGCGGCGCGCGCCGAGGCTCCGATGTCGGTGCTCATGATCGGCAACTTCCTTTCCGCCTCCAGGTCCGTGCGGTTCGTCTGCGAGGACCTCGCGGAAGCGCTCGCGGCCGCGGGATGGAACGTCGTCGCCGCCTCCGCTCGTGCCGGACGCGCCGCGCGGCTGGCGGACATGCTCGCCACCGCTTGGTCTCGGCGGGCCGAGTACGCGGCGGCGCAGATCGACGTCTACAGCGGGCCGTCGTTCCTCTGGGCGGAATCGGCGGCGGCGCTCCTGCGGCGCATCGGGAAGCCGCACGCGCTCACGCTCCACGGCGGAAACCTTCCCGGGTTCGCGCGGCGCTGGCCGCGGCGCGTGCGCCGGCTGCTCGAAGGCGCCGACGCCGTCACGAGCCCGTCGCGGTACCTCGCGCGCGCTCTCGCTTCCTTGCGCGGCGACATCCGCGTGATTCCGAACCCGCTCGCGCTCGAGCGGTATCCGTTCCGCCTCCGCTCGGCTCCGCGGCCGCGGATCGTGTGGCTCCGGGCGTTCCACGGCATCTACCGGCCCGAGCTCGCGCCCGCGGTGCTCCGCGCGGTGCTCGCGCGCCACCCCGACGCGACGCTCACGATGGCCGGTCCCGACAAGGGAGACGGCTCGCTCGCGGCGACGCGCGCGGCCGCGGAGAGGGCCGGCGTCGCCGACCGGCTCACGATCCTCGGCGCGGTCGAAAAACGCGACG from Thermoanaerobaculia bacterium includes:
- a CDS encoding glycosyltransferase family 4 protein — protein: MKAAAARAEAPMSVLMIGNFLSASRSVRFVCEDLAEALAAAGWNVVAASARAGRAARLADMLATAWSRRAEYAAAQIDVYSGPSFLWAESAAALLRRIGKPHALTLHGGNLPGFARRWPRRVRRLLEGADAVTSPSRYLARALASLRGDIRVIPNPLALERYPFRLRSAPRPRIVWLRAFHGIYRPELAPAVLRAVLARHPDATLTMAGPDKGDGSLAATRAAAERAGVADRLTILGAVEKRDVPRVLAGGEIFLNTTDVDNTPVSVLEAMACGLCVVTTDAGGIPDLAFDGENALVAPRGDSEALARAVSRAVEDARLSARISRGGRAKAEESDFPRVLDAWRILLGELAARAGEARENAGEARENTGEAVKDAVRPA